The Humidesulfovibrio mexicanus region GAGCCGACGTTCCGCGCGCGCATGGAGGCCCTTGCCCAGAGCGAGGGCTATCCCAACCTCATGCGTCCGGCCATTGCCACGGCCAACACCTCCCTGCGCGTGCTGCCCACCCATCGCCCCGGCTTCCTCAAGCCGGACAAGCCCGGCGAGGGCTACCCCTTCGATTATTGGCAGAATTCTGCCCTGCTTGCGGGCACGCCGCTTCTGGCCACGCACATGAGCGCCGACGGCGCCTGGGTGCTGGTGGAGGGCCGCGTGGCCGCGGGCTGGGTGCCCGTGCGCGACATCGCCTTTGTGGACGAGGCCTTCATGGCCCAGTGGGAGGGCTTGCCCCTGGGCGCGGTCATCCGCGAGGGCGCGCCGGTCTCCGCCCGCTTCGCCGACGAGGCCACCCCCGCCCCACATCTGTTCACCGGGCGCATCGGGATGCTGCTGCCGCTTCTGGAGCTCGGCCCCGGCGGCGTGACCCTGCTGGCCCCGGCGCGGGAGGCCACGGGCCAGGCCGTGAGCCTGGCCGTTGGCCTGGCCGCTGACGAGGCCCGGCCCCTGCCCCTGCCCCTCACCCCGCGCGCTTACTCCGGCCTGGTCGCGCAGCTTATGGGACAGCCCTACGGCTGGGGCGGGTTTCTGGAGAACCGCGACTGCTCCGCGCTGCTGCTCGACCTGTACGCGCCCTTCGGCATCTTTCTGCCGCGCAATTCGCGCCAGCAGTCGCGCCAGGGCGAGCGCATCCCCCTGGACGGGCTTTCGCCCGAGGCCAAGGAGGCCCTGCTCCTTGAGCGCGGCCGCCCCCTTTTGACGCTGGTGCACAAGCCGGGGCACATCATGCTCTACCTGGGCCAGAGGAACGGGCGCGCGGTGATTTTGCACGACCTGTGGGGCCTGCGCACCAGGAGCCACAAGGGCGAGGAGGGCCGCTTCGTGGTGGGGCGCGTGGCCGTCACCGGCCTCACCCCGGGGGCGGAGATTCCAGACGTGGTGCGTTCCGGGCTGCTGCTCCCCAGCTTCGACGCCTACACCCAGGTTGTTCCCGAGGCGGACACAGCCCGCAAGTAGCCCCTTGCGTTCGCGCGCAGCGTTCCTATCTTCGGCGCCACACCAACGGGAGGACCCCATGCCCATCAGCACAACGCCCTTGAATTTCGCCTTTGCCGGGCCCGGCCCGGCGCGCGGCAACGGCCGCAGCGTGGCCGTCATCGGGGCCGGTCCGTCGGGCCTTGCCGCCGCCGGATTCCTGGCCTGCCTGGGCTATACGGTGGACGTGTACGACAAGCTGCCCAAGCCGGGCGGGCTCATGGTCTTCGGCATCCCGGCCGAGCGCATTCCCGCCGAGCGCATCGCGGAAGGGGTGGAGGTTCTGGCCGGGCGCTACGGGGTGCGCTTCCATCCCGGCACCAAAATTTGCGACCGCAGGCAGGTGGACGACACCGGCGACGAGCTTTCCACCCGCTGCATGGACCTGGATGAACTGGTGCGCGGGCACGATGCGGTGATGCTCTGCACCGGGTCGTGGAAGCCGCGCAAGCTCAACGTGCCCGGCGAGGATTTGGCCGGGGTGTACACCGGGCTGGCCTTCCTGTTTCCCATCCGCGCCGCGCAGTACAAGAAGGACGCCATGCGCCGCATCGATGTGGCGGGCAAGAACGTCATCGTCATCGGGGCGGGCTTTTCGGCCATCGACGTGGCCCACGGGGCCCTTGGCCAGGGCGCGGCGCGGGTGAGCCTGGTGTACCGGCGCACCCGGCGCGAGGCCCCCTGCGGCACCCACGAGATCGAGCAGTTCGAGGCCGCGGGCGGCCAGTGGCTGGAGCTGGTCACCCCCTTGCGCATTCTGGAGGGAGAGGGCGAGCGGAAGGGCCAGGTGGCCGGGGTGGAGTGCATCCAGTGCCGCCTGGGCGAGCCCGACGCCGACGGCAGACGCGGAGCCGTGCCCGATTCCTGCGCCAAGGCGGTGCTCCCGGCGGACATCGTGGTGGCCGCCATCGGCGAGACCGCCTCTCCGCCCTTTGCCGAGCGCCTGGGCCTGGAGAGCGTGCGCAAGAACGAGATCCACTGGCTGCAGATGACGCGCATGGACGGGGTGTTCGTGGCGGGCGACGCGCTCACCGGGCCGAGCAAGATCGGCAAGGCCGTGTATTCCGGCCTGCGCGCGGCCCAGTCCCTGTCGCGCTGGCTGACCTTGAAGGCCATGAGCCGCGAGCGCGAATACCGCGAGGACGAACCCATCGGCAGGGAAGACCTGCGTTGAGCCGGGGGACCATACCATGAGCGACCACGAGAAGATCCTGTTCATCGACTACTCCCGCTGCATCGGCTGCGAGTCCTGCGAGGCCGCGTGCCGCTTTGTGCACGGGCAGCCGCGCATCAACATGACGCGTACGGCGGGGGGCATCATGGCCCCGGTGTACTGCCGCCACTGCGAGTCCGCCGCGTGCGTGAAGAGCTGCCCAAGGGGGGCGCTGCAGCGCGCGGAGGACGGCTCCGTGCTGCTGAACCCGGTGCTGTGCGCCGGGTGCGAGACCAAGAACTGCATCCTGGCCTGTCCTTTCGGGGGCATCTTCTGCCCTGGCCGCATGGACGACGCCATGAGCAAGTGCGACCTGTGCCGCACCCGGCAAGCCATGGGCATGGCCCCCGCCTGCGTGGAGATCTGTCCCTGCGGTGCCATCCATTTCGTCACCCGGGGGGAGGCCAAGGCTCTGGCCACGCCGGAGTACGAGGCCGCGCACCGGAAGGTCATGGAGCACGTGCGCCCGGTCATCGCGCCCCTGCCCCGCCGGGAGAGGTGAGGTCTGGCCGTTTTCTTTCGGCGACGTGACCCGGCAGGCGATTTTTCTTTTTTCTTCTATTTCAGTGTATTGAGTGAGGCCCACCCGGGTTTTTTGCGGCCGCGCAAGAAAAGCGCTTGACTCTGTCGTCCGCTTTGTCCTAGAAGCACCCCTCGCCGCAAGCGGCAGCCGGAAGGCGGTCAACGGGCGGCGCGATCTTTTTCAGAGAGAATGAAAAAAGAGCTTGACAAGAGGGAACGGGTCGCATAGAAACGCCCCTCGCCGCGAAGGAACGCCGGAAGGCGCACACGAGCGGAACGATCTTTCAAAAGAAAATCGCAGAAAAGGGTTGACGAAGAGGTTGGACTTCGGATAGAAGCACACCTCGCCGCAACGGAAAGGGGCAACGGTCCCTGGAAGGCGCGGACGGTTCTTTCAAAAAGAAGCGGAAAAGTCGTTGACAAGTGGGACGGGAAGTGAGAGTTTCCTCTTCCGCTCTGCGAGAGCGACCAAGGTCTTTGACAATTAAATAGCGAGTTGGGCGAATTGAACTTGTAGAGCAAGATTCTTGCGATACAGGTGACAACCCTCACAGTTTTTAACTGGAGAGTTTGATCCTGGCTCAGATTGAACGCTGGAGGCGTGCTTAACACATGCAAGTCGTGCGAGAAAGGGACTTCGGTCCTGAGTAGAGCGGCGCACGGGTGAGTAACGCGTGGGTAATCTCCCCTGGTGATCGGGATAACAGCGGGAAACTGCTGCTAATACCGGATAATCTTCATGTTTAACTTCATGGGGTAAAGGTGGCCTCTGCTTGCAAGCTACCACATCAGGATGAGCCCGCGTCTCATTAGCTAGTTGGTAGGGTAATGGCCTACCAAGGCTACGATGAGTAGCTGGTCTGAGAGGATGACCAGCCACACTGGGACTGGAACACGGCCCAGACTCCTACGGGAGGCAGCAGTGGGGAATATTGCGCAATGGGCGAAAGCCTGACGCAGCGACGCCTCGTGAGGGATGAAGGTCTTCGGATCGTAAACCTCTGTCAAGAGGGAAGAAACCCTTGAGTTCGAACAGGGCTCTTGGCTGACGGTACCTCTAAAGGAAGCACCGGCTAACTCCGTGCCAGCAGCCGCGGTAATACGGAGGGTGCAAGCGTTAATCGGAATCACTGGGCGTAAAGCGCTCGTAGGCGGTTTGGTCAGTCAGATGTGAAAGCCCTCGGCTTAACCGGGGAACTGCATTTGATACTGCCAGACTTGAGTGTCGGAGAGGGTGGCGGAATTCCGGGTGTAGGAGTGAAATCCGTAGATATCCGGAGGAACACCAGTGGCGAAGGCGGCCACCTGGACGACAACTGACGCTGAGGAGCGAAAGCGTGGGGAGCAAACAGGATTAGATACCCTGGTAGTCCACGCGGTAAACGATGGATGCTGGGTGTCGGGGGTTTACCTTCGGTGCCGCAGTTAACGCGTTAAGCATCCCGCCTGGGGAGTACGGTCGCAAGGCTGAAACTCAAAGGAATTGACGGGGGCCCGCACAAGCGGTGGAGTATGTGGTTTAATTCGATGCAACGCGAAGAACCTTACCTAGGCTTGACATCTTGAGAACCCTCCGGAAAAGGAGGGGTGCCCTTCGGGGAGCTCAAAGACAGGTGCTGCATGGCTGTCGTCAGCTCGTGCCGTGAGGTGTTGGGTTAAGTCCCGCAACGAGCGCAACCCCTATTGCTAGT contains the following coding sequences:
- a CDS encoding FAD-dependent oxidoreductase, which gives rise to MPISTTPLNFAFAGPGPARGNGRSVAVIGAGPSGLAAAGFLACLGYTVDVYDKLPKPGGLMVFGIPAERIPAERIAEGVEVLAGRYGVRFHPGTKICDRRQVDDTGDELSTRCMDLDELVRGHDAVMLCTGSWKPRKLNVPGEDLAGVYTGLAFLFPIRAAQYKKDAMRRIDVAGKNVIVIGAGFSAIDVAHGALGQGAARVSLVYRRTRREAPCGTHEIEQFEAAGGQWLELVTPLRILEGEGERKGQVAGVECIQCRLGEPDADGRRGAVPDSCAKAVLPADIVVAAIGETASPPFAERLGLESVRKNEIHWLQMTRMDGVFVAGDALTGPSKIGKAVYSGLRAAQSLSRWLTLKAMSREREYREDEPIGREDLR
- a CDS encoding 4Fe-4S dicluster domain-containing protein, which translates into the protein MSDHEKILFIDYSRCIGCESCEAACRFVHGQPRINMTRTAGGIMAPVYCRHCESAACVKSCPRGALQRAEDGSVLLNPVLCAGCETKNCILACPFGGIFCPGRMDDAMSKCDLCRTRQAMGMAPACVEICPCGAIHFVTRGEAKALATPEYEAAHRKVMEHVRPVIAPLPRRER
- a CDS encoding NlpC/P60 family N-terminal domain-containing protein; its protein translation is MAFWRGKGSAQRPLRLSLARLAGLAALAVLLGLVGCAAKVSPPPAPPPPPPPAELRDILTLPQDVAAYFDPASLDRPLLSSKEQRRFAARLRELHFAPWHRSAPAHARADALWGLAALKPGRHYGENLRPLEPTFRARMEALAQSEGYPNLMRPAIATANTSLRVLPTHRPGFLKPDKPGEGYPFDYWQNSALLAGTPLLATHMSADGAWVLVEGRVAAGWVPVRDIAFVDEAFMAQWEGLPLGAVIREGAPVSARFADEATPAPHLFTGRIGMLLPLLELGPGGVTLLAPAREATGQAVSLAVGLAADEARPLPLPLTPRAYSGLVAQLMGQPYGWGGFLENRDCSALLLDLYAPFGIFLPRNSRQQSRQGERIPLDGLSPEAKEALLLERGRPLLTLVHKPGHIMLYLGQRNGRAVILHDLWGLRTRSHKGEEGRFVVGRVAVTGLTPGAEIPDVVRSGLLLPSFDAYTQVVPEADTARK